The Candidatus Nanopelagicales bacterium sequence GGATCCCGTTACACCCGACGAAGTTGCCACAAAGGGCTATGTTGACACGACACTGTCCGGTGGGCCAGCTGTAGAAGGTTTGCCTATTGGTTCGATCGTTTTGACCGACACGTGGGACAGTGCCAAGTTTATTCAGTGCAATGGCGGCGTTCTCCCTATCGACGGATACGGAGGGATCTTTCGACCACTGTACGACGTTATCGGGCACGCGTATAGAAACGCGGCGACCCAAGGTCACGGACAACCGTGGAAACAACAGTACAGTTTCAATTCTGAACAAACGGAGATAGCCGCTCCGTTCTACGCTATCCCTAACTCAACGATCAGTTCGGCTGAAGGACAGCGGGCGCTGATTCGTAACAATGCTGTCATCAGGTTTGGTGGTAAACTGAACACGACATACTACACGACGTGTAGTTCCATGTCTATTCGAGAAGACGGTAGCTTTGGTATTCAGGTAGGAGTAAGCACGGGCGCTCTTCCTGCGTCACGGGCCTACGGACAAGTACTTTCTGTTGGTGGGTACATTTACTACATCGGTGGAGAAACCGTGGGTGGTGTTGCGTCGAATGTAATCTGGCGAACCTCCTGGGGTACCAACAATACGTTCGGGTCATGGTCTACAGTGGCATCTTCACTTCCTACGGCGGAGACCGGACACTGCGCTTTTGTAATCGGCAAGAAGCTGCATGTGATCGGGTTTGGTACATCCTACGTGATCGATTTAGCCGGCGGTGGACTGATGACTGGTTCGTGGTCGTCCTCTTTGGGTGGCGCGACACCGGAAGCTGTTCGCCACAGTGACTACGCTATCATCGGGAATCGGGTGTATCTCTTCGGTGGATTGCTCGGCGACGGCGCCGGTACCAACAAGATCTTCAGTGCTCCGATCAATCTGGACGGCACACTGGGCGCCTGGGTCACTGAGGCTCAGACACTTCCTGTGGCTATGGGTAAAGCTCAGGTGGTCGTGGTGAAGAATCGTGTTTACTTTATTGGTGGTACAAATGGCACCACCTACAGTTCAGCCACTGTAAGCGCTCCTATTTTGGAAGACGGGACAATCGGGACATGGGCTATCGACGGTTACTCTACGTCGAGCGAAATGGCCGGGCACCAAGCGTTTGTCATTAAAGACCTGCTGGTTTATCTTGGCGGTCGCGGAATCGCAGGGTACCC is a genomic window containing:
- a CDS encoding kelch repeat-containing protein yields the protein MKLTIYDNDLAYGGLMIDAQGFIRDRIFLSAEGNAGLSAVTKSYVDTKALNLSASALVTDYVPAGNAPFYTGAVTFEHDDGYAQYYNLPTNGVTPGWYTKFVLDDYGRVSQGLFLEASDIPSAGWSDVSEKPTTAAGFGVTDGLLTSGGTLGGPITVAADPVTPDEVATKGYVDTTLSGGPAVEGLPIGSIVLTDTWDSAKFIQCNGGVLPIDGYGGIFRPLYDVIGHAYRNAATQGHGQPWKQQYSFNSEQTEIAAPFYAIPNSTISSAEGQRALIRNNAVIRFGGKLNTTYYTTCSSMSIREDGSFGIQVGVSTGALPASRAYGQVLSVGGYIYYIGGETVGGVASNVIWRTSWGTNNTFGSWSTVASSLPTAETGHCAFVIGKKLHVIGFGTSYVIDLAGGGLMTGSWSSSLGGATPEAVRHSDYAIIGNRVYLFGGLLGDGAGTNKIFSAPINLDGTLGAWVTEAQTLPVAMGKAQVVVVKNRVYFIGGTNGTTYSSATVSAPILEDGTIGTWAIDGYSTSSEMAGHQAFVIKDLLVYLGGRGIAGYPTAIYATAFRGGLNDYTNFSTQQINAAGTATEYNLPNLDDVRVDGMQYYIKYA